The Pan paniscus chromosome 22, NHGRI_mPanPan1-v2.0_pri, whole genome shotgun sequence genome has a segment encoding these proteins:
- the LOC103785199 gene encoding keratin-associated protein 19-1, translating to MSHYGPYYGGLGYSCGGFGGLGYGYGCGCGSFRRRGSGCGYRGYGYGSGFGSYGYGSGFGGYGYGSGFGGYGYGCCRPSYYGGYGISGFY from the coding sequence ATGAGTCACTACGGCCCCTACTACGGAGGCCTGGGCTACAGCTGTGGAGGCTTCGGTGGCCTGGGCTATGGCTATGGCTGTGGATGTGGCAGCTTCCGCAGACGGGGTTCTGGCTGTGGCTATAGAGGCTACGGATATGGCTCTGGCTTTGGAAGCTACGGATATGGCTCTGGCTTTGGAGGCTACGGATATGGCTCTGGCTTTGGAGGCTATGGATATGGCTGCTGCCGCCCATCGTACTATGGAGGATACGGAATCTCTGGCTTTTATTAA